From Neobacillus sp. PS2-9, the proteins below share one genomic window:
- a CDS encoding FxsA family protein, with the protein MRYLFLLIIVIPAIDIGVLLLSGKTIGVWPTIAIIILTGVLGAYMAKREGLQTIRRAREQLRYGEIPSEAVLDGICIIIGGTLLITPGFVTDLTGFLLLFPLTRRPFKYLIKNLWRKSIDKGNIKIIK; encoded by the coding sequence ATGCGGTATTTATTTTTGTTGATTATTGTAATTCCTGCTATTGATATTGGAGTGCTACTCTTGTCTGGGAAAACAATAGGGGTTTGGCCCACTATAGCGATCATTATTTTAACGGGTGTCCTTGGTGCCTATATGGCAAAACGAGAGGGGCTTCAGACCATTCGCAGGGCTAGGGAGCAGCTTCGGTATGGGGAGATTCCTAGTGAAGCAGTTTTGGATGGAATATGTATAATTATTGGTGGAACCCTACTGATTACACCAGGTTTTGTCACTGATTTAACAGGGTTTCTCTTGCTTTTTCCACTAACCAGAAGGCCATTTAAATATTTAATAAAAAATCTGTGGCGAAAAAGTATTGATAAAGGAAATATAAAAATCATAAAATAG
- the ytvI gene encoding sporulation integral membrane protein YtvI: protein MNSKYINRTIRFLLVIGAVVLALYSFFYLSKVTYPFLIALAIAFLINPLVNFFELKAKMPRALAVLIALIIIFAFFAGLITLLVAEIVSGAAYLAKVVPEHLDTLIEYIENYFTGQIIPLYNQLTSVFNKLEAGQQDTIIGNIQNVGQKIGTTVGSFIQGLFGNIPNILSWFPNAATVLIFSLLATFFISKDWYRLSILGGRILPEKAKTSGQKVFIDLKKALFGFIKAQLTLISITTVIILIGLLILRVDYAITIALLTGIVDIIPYLGTGAVFVPWIIYSAISGNMGLAIGLGVLYIIVLVQRQIMEPKILSSSIGLDPLATLIALFVGFKTIGFLGLIVGPVTLVIISTLYRANVFHDVWTFIKGKEA, encoded by the coding sequence TTGAATTCAAAGTACATAAATCGGACAATTAGATTTCTTCTTGTCATTGGAGCCGTTGTTTTGGCCCTGTACTCTTTTTTTTATTTGTCAAAAGTAACTTATCCATTTTTAATTGCTCTTGCGATCGCCTTTTTAATTAACCCGCTCGTCAATTTTTTTGAACTTAAAGCAAAAATGCCTCGAGCGCTTGCGGTTTTAATTGCACTCATTATTATCTTTGCTTTTTTTGCAGGGTTGATCACACTTTTAGTTGCAGAGATCGTCTCTGGAGCAGCTTATTTAGCTAAAGTCGTACCTGAACACCTTGATACATTAATTGAATATATCGAGAATTATTTTACTGGTCAGATTATCCCTCTTTATAATCAGTTAACAAGTGTATTCAATAAGCTCGAAGCTGGTCAACAGGATACAATCATTGGTAACATTCAAAATGTTGGTCAAAAAATAGGAACCACCGTTGGATCGTTTATCCAAGGTTTGTTCGGGAATATTCCAAATATTTTATCATGGTTTCCTAACGCAGCCACAGTCCTTATTTTCTCATTATTAGCTACATTCTTTATCAGTAAGGATTGGTATCGACTATCCATACTTGGTGGTAGGATTTTACCTGAGAAAGCAAAAACAAGCGGGCAAAAGGTCTTTATTGACTTAAAAAAGGCTTTATTTGGTTTTATTAAAGCTCAATTAACACTGATTTCTATAACTACGGTTATCATTCTAATTGGCCTACTTATCCTAAGGGTTGATTATGCCATAACCATAGCGCTGCTAACGGGGATTGTCGATATCATCCCATACCTTGGAACTGGAGCAGTTTTCGTACCTTGGATCATTTACTCGGCCATTTCAGGGAATATGGGCCTTGCTATTGGTTTAGGTGTACTTTATATCATTGTCCTTGTTCAAAGACAGATTATGGAACCGAAAATCCTCTCTTCTAGTATCGGTTTAGATCCATTAGCCACACTAATCGCCTTATTTGTTGGATTTAAAACCATTGGCTTTTTAGGCTTAATTGTCGGTCCTGTTACTCTGGTTATTATCAGCACGCTTTACCGAGCAAATGTGTTTCATGATGTCTGGACGTTCATTAAAGGAAAAGAAGCATAG
- a CDS encoding DUF441 domain-containing protein has protein sequence MVSESLLFLLLLLIIGFIAKNSSLLVAVGILLILKAGGLDAKSFSFVQSKGINWGVTIITVAVLAPIASGDIGFKDLTSAFKSSYAWIALISGMAVALLAKGGVKLLADDPQITTALVLGTILSVSLFKGVAVGPLIGAGIAYAAMKVFSFFS, from the coding sequence ATGGTTAGTGAGTCGTTGCTTTTTCTTTTATTGCTTCTAATCATTGGCTTTATTGCTAAGAATAGCTCGTTATTGGTGGCTGTTGGGATATTACTTATATTAAAAGCCGGGGGGCTAGATGCGAAGTCCTTTTCCTTTGTGCAGTCTAAAGGAATCAACTGGGGAGTGACGATTATTACGGTAGCTGTTCTAGCACCGATTGCAAGTGGGGACATAGGTTTTAAGGATTTAACAAGTGCATTTAAGTCCTCTTATGCCTGGATTGCCCTCATTTCTGGAATGGCTGTGGCATTACTCGCAAAAGGTGGAGTGAAATTACTAGCGGATGACCCACAAATTACAACCGCACTAGTATTAGGAACCATTTTATCTGTATCTCTTTTCAAAGGGGTGGCGGTAGGTCCGTTAATTGGTGCAGGTATTGCTTATGCAGCGATGAAAGTTTTTAGTTTTTTTAGCTAG
- the citZ gene encoding citrate synthase codes for MTVTRGLEGVVATTSSISSIIDDTLTYVGYDIDDLAKNASFEEVIYLLWHRQLPNAEQLAELKQQLAENAALPQEVIEHFKMYPIDKVHPMAALRSAVSLLGLYDEEADLMDSEANYRKAVRLQAKMPAIVTTFARVRKGLDPIAPRQDLSFAANFLYMLSGNVPEPIAVEAIDKALVLHADHELNASTFTARVCVATLSDVYSGVTAAIGALKGPLHGGANEAVMKMLTEIGTIENVEPYVRGKLEKKEKIMGFGHRVYRQGDPRAKHLKEMSKKLTELTGEPHWYDMSVKIEGIVTGEKKLPPNVDFYSASVYHSLGIDHDLMTPIFAVSRVSGWLAHILEQYENNRLIRPRAEYTGPGMQKYVPIEQRV; via the coding sequence ATGACAGTAACACGCGGTCTTGAAGGGGTAGTGGCAACAACTTCTTCCATCAGCTCTATTATTGATGACACGCTAACATATGTTGGCTATGACATTGATGATTTAGCAAAAAACGCAAGCTTTGAGGAAGTCATTTATTTATTATGGCACCGCCAACTGCCAAATGCTGAACAATTAGCTGAACTAAAACAGCAACTTGCAGAAAATGCTGCACTTCCACAGGAAGTGATTGAGCATTTTAAAATGTACCCTATTGATAAAGTACATCCAATGGCAGCGCTCCGTTCTGCTGTTTCCTTGTTAGGTTTATATGATGAAGAAGCAGATTTAATGGATTCTGAAGCCAATTATCGTAAAGCAGTACGACTCCAGGCAAAAATGCCAGCAATTGTTACTACATTTGCCCGAGTAAGAAAAGGTCTTGATCCAATTGCTCCAAGACAGGATCTAAGCTTTGCAGCAAACTTCCTTTACATGTTATCTGGGAATGTGCCTGAGCCAATTGCTGTTGAAGCAATTGATAAAGCGCTTGTCTTACATGCGGATCATGAGTTGAATGCTTCTACATTTACAGCACGTGTTTGTGTAGCTACACTTTCTGATGTTTACTCTGGAGTAACGGCTGCAATCGGTGCACTTAAAGGTCCTCTACACGGTGGCGCCAATGAAGCGGTGATGAAGATGCTTACGGAAATTGGTACAATCGAAAATGTTGAGCCATATGTTCGCGGTAAGCTTGAAAAGAAAGAAAAAATTATGGGCTTTGGTCACAGAGTATACCGTCAAGGTGATCCACGTGCGAAACACTTAAAAGAAATGTCTAAGAAATTAACAGAACTTACTGGTGAGCCGCACTGGTATGATATGTCTGTTAAGATCGAAGGAATCGTCACTGGTGAGAAGAAGCTTCCACCAAACGTTGATTTCTATTCCGCTTCTGTATATCACAGCTTAGGAATTGATCACGATTTAATGACGCCAATTTTCGCTGTAAGCCGTGTTTCTGGCTGGTTAGCTCATATTTTAGAACAATATGAAAACAATCGGTTAATCCGTCCAAGAGCAGAATATACTGGTCCTGGAATGCAAAAATATGTACCAATCGAACAAAGAGTTTAA
- the icd gene encoding NADP-dependent isocitrate dehydrogenase, with product MQGEKITVTNGVLNVPNNPIIPFIEGDGIGPDIWAASERVLNAAVEKAYKGERKLVWKEVLAGEKAFNQTGEWLPKETLDVINEYLIAIKGPLTTPVGGGIRSLNVALRQELDLFVCLRPVRWFEGVPSPVKRPQDTDMVIFRENTEDIYAGIEYEKGSEAVKKVIDFLQNEMGVNKIRFPETSGIGIKPVSEEGTTRLVRAAINYAIKEGRKSVTLVHKGNIMKYTEGAFKNWGYELAEKEFGDKVFTWAQYDRIKAEQGADAANKAQSDAEAAGKIIVKDAIADIFLQQILTRPREFDVVATMNLNGDFISDALAAQVGGIGIAPGANINYETGHAIFEATHGTAPKYAGLDKVNPSSVILSGVLMLEHLGWNEAADMVIKSVEKTIASKVVTYDFARLMDGATEVKTSEFGDELIKNME from the coding sequence ATGCAAGGCGAAAAAATTACAGTTACAAATGGAGTATTAAATGTACCAAACAACCCAATTATCCCATTTATTGAAGGGGACGGTATTGGACCAGATATTTGGGCTGCTTCAGAGCGAGTATTAAATGCAGCAGTTGAAAAGGCTTATAAAGGCGAGCGTAAATTAGTATGGAAGGAAGTTCTAGCTGGTGAAAAAGCATTCAACCAAACAGGCGAATGGCTTCCTAAAGAAACACTTGATGTAATCAATGAATACTTGATTGCAATCAAAGGTCCACTAACCACTCCTGTTGGCGGAGGGATCCGTTCCTTAAACGTTGCTTTACGCCAAGAGTTAGACCTATTTGTTTGCTTACGTCCGGTAAGATGGTTTGAAGGTGTTCCTTCACCAGTAAAGCGTCCACAAGATACAGATATGGTAATCTTCCGTGAAAACACTGAAGATATTTATGCAGGAATTGAATATGAAAAAGGTTCTGAAGCGGTTAAAAAAGTAATCGACTTCCTTCAAAATGAAATGGGAGTAAATAAAATCAGATTCCCTGAAACTTCAGGAATTGGTATTAAACCTGTTTCAGAAGAAGGGACAACTCGTCTAGTACGTGCAGCTATTAATTATGCAATTAAAGAGGGTCGCAAATCTGTTACACTCGTGCATAAAGGCAATATCATGAAATATACTGAAGGCGCGTTTAAAAACTGGGGTTATGAGCTTGCAGAAAAAGAATTTGGTGATAAAGTCTTTACTTGGGCTCAATATGACCGCATTAAGGCTGAGCAAGGTGCAGACGCTGCAAACAAAGCACAATCAGATGCAGAAGCTGCTGGAAAGATCATTGTAAAAGATGCTATTGCTGATATCTTCTTACAACAAATTCTTACTCGCCCACGTGAGTTTGATGTGGTAGCTACAATGAACTTAAACGGTGACTTCATTTCTGATGCACTTGCAGCACAAGTTGGTGGAATTGGAATTGCTCCAGGAGCTAACATCAACTATGAAACAGGACATGCTATCTTTGAAGCAACACATGGTACTGCTCCTAAATACGCTGGTCTTGATAAAGTAAATCCTTCATCTGTTATTTTATCAGGTGTGTTAATGCTTGAGCACTTAGGCTGGAACGAAGCAGCTGATATGGTAATTAAATCAGTTGAAAAAACCATCGCATCTAAAGTTGTAACTTATGATTTCGCACGTTTGATGGACGGTGCAACTGAAGTTAAAACATCTGAATTCGGTGATGAACTAATTAAAAATATGGAATAA
- the mdh gene encoding malate dehydrogenase has protein sequence MSLKRKKVSVIGGGFTGATTAFLLAQKELGDVVLVDIPQMENPTKGKALDMLEASPVQGFDSNITGTSNYEDTRDSDIVVITAGIARKPGMSRDDLVQTNQKVMKSVTQEIVKYSPNCTILVLTNPVDAMTYTVFKESGFPKNRVIGQSGVLDSARFRTFVAQELNLSVKDVTGFVLGGHGDDMVPLVRYSYAGGIPLETLIPKDRLEAIVERTRKGGGEIVNLLGNGSAYYAPAASLVEMCEAILKDQRRVLPSIAYLEGEFGYDGIYLGVPTILGANGIEKVIELNLTAEEKAALDKSADSVRNVMNVLV, from the coding sequence ATGTCATTAAAACGTAAAAAGGTTTCAGTAATCGGCGGCGGATTCACTGGCGCGACGACAGCATTTTTGCTTGCACAAAAAGAACTTGGTGATGTAGTTTTAGTTGATATTCCTCAAATGGAAAACCCAACTAAAGGGAAAGCATTAGATATGCTTGAAGCAAGTCCTGTTCAAGGGTTCGACTCAAACATTACTGGTACCTCTAATTACGAAGACACACGCGATTCTGATATTGTAGTTATTACTGCGGGTATTGCACGTAAACCAGGCATGAGCCGTGACGATTTAGTGCAAACAAACCAAAAAGTAATGAAAAGTGTAACGCAGGAGATTGTGAAATATTCTCCAAACTGTACTATTCTTGTCTTAACTAACCCAGTGGATGCTATGACCTACACAGTATTCAAAGAATCTGGTTTCCCTAAAAACCGTGTTATCGGTCAATCAGGAGTCCTTGATTCTGCTCGTTTCCGTACGTTTGTTGCTCAAGAATTAAATCTTTCTGTAAAAGATGTTACTGGATTTGTTTTAGGCGGACACGGAGATGACATGGTTCCACTTGTTCGTTATTCTTATGCTGGTGGTATTCCATTAGAAACATTGATTCCTAAAGATCGTTTAGAAGCCATTGTTGAGCGCACTAGAAAAGGCGGCGGCGAAATCGTTAACCTTCTTGGTAACGGAAGTGCATACTATGCACCGGCTGCATCACTAGTTGAAATGTGTGAAGCAATCCTTAAGGATCAACGTCGTGTATTACCTTCTATTGCTTACCTTGAAGGCGAGTTTGGCTACGATGGCATATACCTAGGCGTTCCAACTATCCTTGGGGCAAATGGTATTGAAAAGGTGATCGAGCTTAACCTTACTGCTGAAGAAAAAGCAGCATTAGATAAGTCCGCTGATTCTGTTCGTAATGTAATGAACGTATTAGTATAA
- a CDS encoding MaoC/PaaZ C-terminal domain-containing protein — protein MLLGKKRKLGRKIEEITVGEKLSLTEKIEDKDILLYLGLTDDSNPLYIQHDYASQTPFEKPIVPNIMLTGIITSAISKYLPGPGSHILSQEINFPKPVYHYGTVECLFEVIDVQRKEHTILISVVGTNEKNETVIQGKVKVCPPHRLEDIHGKALENF, from the coding sequence ATGCTTTTAGGGAAGAAAAGAAAGTTAGGTCGAAAGATTGAAGAAATAACAGTTGGTGAAAAACTATCATTAACAGAAAAAATTGAAGACAAGGATATCCTTCTTTATTTAGGATTAACAGATGACTCAAACCCTTTATACATACAGCATGATTATGCATCACAAACACCATTTGAAAAACCGATTGTACCTAATATTATGTTAACAGGTATTATCACCTCGGCTATCTCAAAATATTTACCTGGCCCAGGAAGTCATATTTTAAGTCAAGAAATTAACTTTCCGAAGCCTGTCTATCATTATGGAACAGTCGAATGCCTATTTGAAGTGATTGATGTACAGAGGAAAGAACATACCATCTTAATCAGTGTAGTGGGAACCAATGAAAAAAATGAGACGGTCATTCAGGGAAAAGTAAAAGTCTGCCCTCCACACCGGTTAGAAGATATACACGGAAAAGCATTAGAGAATTTTTAA
- a CDS encoding response regulator transcription factor, protein MKNKVLVVDDEQSIVTLLQYNLEQSGFEVLTAMDGQEGKEIAETESPDIIVLDLMLPKLDGMEVCKQLRQKNIMIPILMLTAKDDELDKIIGLELGADDYMVKPFSPREVIARVKAILRRTQIQHEVPEEAEKNNDELIQIGKLKIYPEKYEAYFQEELLELTLKEFELLLYLAQNKGRVLTRDQLLSAVWNYEFAGDTRIVDVHISHLREKIEEETKRPVYIKTLRGLGYKLEGPKEE, encoded by the coding sequence ATGAAAAACAAAGTACTGGTTGTAGATGATGAACAATCGATTGTGACATTACTCCAATATAATTTAGAACAGTCGGGATTTGAGGTTTTAACAGCTATGGATGGTCAAGAGGGGAAGGAAATAGCAGAAACGGAATCTCCTGATATAATTGTTTTAGATTTAATGCTGCCAAAATTAGATGGAATGGAAGTATGCAAACAGCTTCGTCAAAAGAATATCATGATTCCTATTTTAATGTTAACAGCGAAAGATGATGAATTAGATAAAATAATTGGTTTAGAGCTTGGTGCAGACGACTATATGGTCAAACCATTTAGCCCAAGAGAAGTGATTGCACGTGTGAAAGCCATATTAAGAAGAACACAGATTCAACATGAGGTTCCAGAAGAAGCAGAAAAGAATAACGATGAACTAATTCAAATCGGTAAATTAAAAATTTATCCAGAAAAATATGAAGCTTATTTTCAGGAGGAACTCCTTGAATTAACATTAAAAGAGTTTGAATTACTTCTTTATTTGGCACAGAATAAAGGACGGGTATTAACACGGGATCAGTTATTAAGTGCTGTTTGGAATTATGAGTTTGCTGGCGATACTAGAATAGTTGATGTACATATCTCTCACCTTAGGGAAAAAATTGAAGAAGAAACGAAGAGGCCTGTTTATATTAAGACACTTCGTGGTCTAGGTTATAAGCTGGAGGGACCAAAAGAAGAATGA
- the pnpS gene encoding two-component system histidine kinase PnpS, with protein MTKSRTKLLIPLVFTIITVLIAIGIWLTHLFRNDVLELLKGQYKIEVLLILFLILVMVLIVISFFCVRTTSKYSKQIEAATDVAIQLANGNYRARTSVGKLNGTGMLGSAINMLAENLQELAKSQEMQQDRLGALIENMGSGLVLIDSRGYISLINKGFVEIFHMDPTNYLNKLYYEVVDSEEICQLVAEVFRTEQKVSKQLSIPLLIERKFFMVYGVPIIGKNNVWKGVLLVFHDITEIKKLEQIRKDFVANVSHELKTPVTSIKGFSETLLDGAMNNKETLESFLSIILKESDRLQTLIQDLLDLSKIEQQGFQLLLKEVDLKLLLEEVITLLSGKAEAKNIRLEFYNKQEKVPIIGDVDRLKQVFINLIGNAISYTPSGGDVKIILLEHNEKVRIHVKDSGVGIKKEEIPRIFERFYRVDRARSRNSGGTGLGLAIVKHLVEAHHGQISVRSMLGEGSEFILELHKYLK; from the coding sequence ATGACAAAATCTCGTACAAAGCTGTTAATTCCATTAGTTTTCACTATTATTACAGTGTTGATTGCGATTGGAATATGGTTGACCCATTTATTTAGAAATGACGTTTTAGAATTACTAAAGGGTCAATATAAAATTGAAGTATTACTTATACTCTTCCTAATACTTGTTATGGTCTTAATTGTCATCAGCTTCTTCTGCGTCAGAACTACCTCGAAGTATTCAAAGCAAATAGAAGCAGCAACTGATGTTGCCATTCAATTGGCAAACGGTAATTACCGTGCGAGAACATCTGTAGGTAAGCTTAACGGAACAGGAATGTTGGGATCAGCTATTAACATGTTGGCTGAAAATCTGCAAGAATTAGCTAAATCACAAGAAATGCAGCAGGATCGCTTAGGTGCATTAATAGAAAATATGGGTTCTGGGTTAGTATTAATTGATAGCCGCGGATATATCAGTCTCATAAACAAAGGCTTTGTGGAGATATTTCACATGGATCCTACCAATTACTTAAATAAACTTTATTATGAAGTAGTTGATTCTGAAGAAATATGTCAATTAGTTGCCGAAGTATTTCGAACCGAACAGAAAGTAAGTAAGCAATTATCTATTCCCTTATTGATAGAAAGAAAATTTTTTATGGTTTATGGTGTGCCTATTATTGGGAAAAACAATGTTTGGAAAGGGGTATTACTTGTTTTTCACGATATTACGGAAATAAAAAAGCTTGAACAAATTCGCAAGGATTTCGTGGCCAACGTATCCCATGAACTAAAAACACCTGTTACGTCTATTAAGGGATTTTCTGAAACCCTTTTAGATGGTGCGATGAATAATAAAGAAACATTAGAATCTTTTTTATCTATTATCTTAAAAGAAAGTGATCGTCTCCAAACCCTGATTCAGGACCTATTGGACCTTTCAAAAATTGAGCAGCAAGGCTTTCAATTACTATTAAAAGAAGTAGACTTAAAGCTATTGCTTGAAGAGGTAATTACTCTTTTAAGTGGAAAGGCAGAAGCTAAAAACATACGCCTTGAATTTTATAATAAGCAGGAAAAGGTGCCAATCATTGGTGATGTGGATCGTTTAAAACAAGTGTTTATCAATTTAATTGGTAATGCCATTTCCTACACGCCATCCGGAGGCGATGTGAAAATCATCCTCCTGGAACACAATGAAAAAGTCCGAATCCATGTGAAGGACTCTGGGGTAGGTATAAAGAAAGAAGAGATTCCAAGAATTTTTGAACGTTTTTACCGGGTGGACCGTGCAAGAAGCCGTAACTCAGGTGGAACAGGTCTTGGTTTAGCGATTGTTAAACATTTAGTGGAGGCTCATCATGGGCAGATCAGTGTTAGAAGTATGTTAGGGGAAGGCAGTGAGTTTATCCTAGAGCTTCATAAATATTTGAAATGA
- the polA gene encoding DNA polymerase I — protein MVKKLEKKKLVLIDGNSIAYRAFFALPLLNNDKGIHTNAVYGFTMMLMKILEDEKPTHMLVAFDAGKTTFRHKTFGEYKGGRQKTPPELSEQFPFIRDLLDAYGISRYELENYEADDIIGTLSLTAEKDGFEVKVISGDKDLTQLSSPHTTVGITRKGITDIEEYTPRHITEKYGLTPEQIIDMKGLMGDASDNIPGVPGVGEKTAIKLLKEFTTLEKLLQSIDQVSGNKLKEKLEEFKDQAIMSKELATIERQAPVEVDLETIAFEGYIREKLVPLFKELGFHSLLDKLGEDTTVHNDQELVDIEYVTPSEITEDMFAENNYFYVELLDDNYHYAEIIGFSLKNENGQFYLPTELALKSEAFKNWAEDEGKKKTVYDAKRSEVSLRRQNIHLKGTDFDILMASYLINPSETQEDLAAIAHKYHYHNIQADDSFYGKGAKRKVPEEPKLAEHLVRKGLAMAEIKDKLEDELRANEQYELFNELEMPLSLILADMESCGIKVERERLQTMGKELNERLVEIEEKICELAGEKFNINSPKQLGVILFEKLGLQALKKTKTGYSTSADVLEKLAEDHEIIEHILLYRQLGKLQSTYIEGLLKVIDPKTEKVHTRYQQTLTATGRLSSIDPNLQNIPIRLEEGRKIRQAFVPSEEGWVIFASDYSQIELRVLAHIAGDEKLIQAFKDDLDIHTKTAMEVFHVSEDEVTSNMRRQAKAVNFGIVYGISDYGLSQSLGITRKEAGRFIERYLDTYPGVKEYMDDIIHSAKQKGYVSTLMQRRRYLPEITARNFNLRSFAERTAMNTPIQGSAADIIKKAMIDMDEALKDKGLKTRLLLQVHDELIFEAPEDEVAILQELVPSVMENALELKVPLKVDYSYGPTWFDAK, from the coding sequence ATGGTGAAGAAGTTGGAAAAGAAAAAGCTTGTGTTGATAGACGGTAATAGTATAGCTTATCGTGCTTTTTTCGCACTACCGCTCCTTAATAATGATAAGGGGATTCATACGAATGCAGTTTATGGTTTTACGATGATGTTGATGAAGATTTTGGAGGATGAAAAACCAACGCATATGCTTGTTGCCTTTGACGCGGGAAAAACGACCTTCAGACATAAAACCTTTGGAGAGTACAAAGGAGGAAGACAAAAAACGCCACCAGAGTTATCTGAGCAATTCCCGTTTATTCGTGATTTATTAGATGCCTACGGGATTTCTAGGTATGAGCTAGAAAATTACGAGGCGGATGATATAATTGGAACGCTTTCCCTAACGGCTGAAAAGGATGGGTTTGAAGTCAAAGTTATTTCTGGGGATAAAGATTTAACTCAGTTGTCATCGCCCCATACCACTGTAGGAATCACTAGAAAAGGAATTACGGATATAGAGGAATATACTCCTCGGCATATAACTGAAAAATATGGTCTTACACCCGAACAGATTATCGATATGAAAGGTCTTATGGGGGATGCATCTGATAATATTCCTGGTGTGCCCGGAGTGGGTGAAAAGACTGCTATTAAGCTGTTAAAAGAATTTACAACCCTTGAAAAACTGCTTCAATCTATTGATCAAGTAAGCGGAAATAAGCTTAAGGAAAAATTAGAGGAATTCAAAGACCAGGCAATAATGAGTAAAGAGCTGGCAACGATTGAAAGGCAAGCACCCGTCGAAGTCGATTTAGAAACAATCGCCTTTGAAGGCTATATTAGAGAGAAGTTAGTGCCCCTCTTTAAAGAATTAGGCTTTCATTCCTTATTAGACAAGCTGGGGGAAGATACAACCGTACATAACGATCAGGAGCTTGTAGATATTGAATATGTCACTCCTTCCGAAATAACCGAAGATATGTTTGCTGAAAATAATTATTTTTATGTAGAACTTCTTGATGATAATTATCATTATGCAGAGATTATTGGGTTTTCCCTTAAAAATGAAAATGGACAATTCTACCTGCCAACGGAACTAGCATTGAAATCAGAGGCGTTTAAAAACTGGGCAGAAGATGAAGGGAAAAAGAAGACCGTTTATGATGCAAAGCGGTCGGAGGTTTCTTTAAGAAGGCAGAATATCCATCTGAAAGGTACAGACTTTGATATTTTAATGGCTTCCTATCTAATTAATCCTTCGGAGACCCAAGAAGATCTTGCTGCGATTGCACATAAATATCACTATCATAACATTCAAGCGGATGATTCCTTTTATGGGAAGGGAGCTAAACGAAAAGTCCCTGAAGAGCCAAAGCTAGCAGAACATCTTGTACGTAAAGGGCTTGCCATGGCTGAAATAAAGGATAAATTGGAAGATGAATTACGAGCAAATGAACAATATGAATTATTCAATGAGCTTGAGATGCCACTTTCACTCATTTTAGCTGATATGGAATCGTGTGGTATAAAAGTAGAACGGGAACGTCTGCAGACAATGGGCAAAGAACTGAATGAACGACTAGTGGAAATTGAAGAGAAGATTTGTGAACTTGCGGGAGAAAAATTTAATATTAATTCTCCAAAACAATTAGGTGTCATTCTATTTGAAAAGTTAGGTCTTCAAGCATTAAAGAAAACAAAGACGGGCTATTCTACTTCGGCTGATGTTTTGGAAAAGTTAGCTGAGGATCATGAAATAATTGAGCATATCCTTCTGTATCGGCAATTAGGCAAACTCCAATCTACCTATATTGAAGGTTTATTAAAAGTGATTGATCCAAAAACAGAAAAAGTGCATACAAGGTACCAGCAAACATTAACCGCAACTGGACGATTAAGCTCTATCGACCCGAACCTACAAAATATTCCGATTCGACTGGAAGAAGGAAGAAAAATTCGCCAGGCGTTTGTCCCTTCTGAGGAAGGCTGGGTGATTTTTGCTTCCGATTACTCGCAAATAGAACTTCGTGTACTTGCCCATATTGCTGGGGATGAAAAGCTAATCCAAGCATTCAAAGATGATCTTGATATTCATACAAAAACGGCAATGGAGGTATTCCATGTGTCGGAAGATGAAGTAACCTCTAATATGAGACGTCAAGCAAAGGCTGTTAACTTTGGAATTGTTTACGGAATCAGTGACTATGGACTATCACAGTCCTTAGGGATCACCCGTAAGGAAGCTGGACGTTTCATTGAGAGATACTTAGATACTTACCCTGGTGTGAAAGAATATATGGATGATATTATTCACTCGGCAAAGCAAAAAGGCTATGTTTCCACGTTAATGCAGAGAAGACGTTATCTTCCTGAAATCACGGCCCGAAACTTTAATTTGAGAAGTTTTGCAGAACGTACAGCCATGAATACGCCTATTCAGGGCAGTGCGGCAGATATTATCAAGAAAGCAATGATTGATATGGATGAGGCGTTAAAAGATAAAGGTTTAAAGACACGCTTATTGCTCCAGGTACACGATGAATTGATTTTTGAGGCTCCAGAGGATGAAGTGGCTATTCTTCAAGAGCTAGTTCCAAGTGTCATGGAAAATGCTCTTGAATTGAAGGTGCCATTAAAAGTGGATTATTCCTATGGTCCAACCTGGTTTGATGCGAAATAA